From a single Solenopsis invicta isolate M01_SB chromosome 6, UNIL_Sinv_3.0, whole genome shotgun sequence genomic region:
- the LOC105193908 gene encoding uncharacterized protein LOC105193908: MLLYTSIIVIVATFGLFSDGKTINPFPTCKRNSPDISDCLLKAIQESWPSICKGIPELDFPPMDPIFIRNGSAKLNLADLHGRLNFKNMTVVGLSKMRFYNVTTHLDGDNPRLLIYGIVPSIYVESIVKVNGAVNVFRIFGEGYFNETLTNVKGPWDLSGPVINDTWVIKHFSVIPSIEKLDIYFNNLVETQGKEFNDFAVNLVNQFWPAFYRSLLPFLASIYEPWLIEFPNKIISKIPFSELFP; this comes from the exons CTTTCCCAACATGCAAACGGAATTCACCTGATATTTCCGATTGTTTATTAAAAGCTATACAGGAATCATGGCCTTCAATTTGTAAag GAATTCCAGAATTAGACTTTCCACCTATGGATCCAATATTCATCAGAAATGGTTCAGCTAAACTTAATCTAGCTGATCTACATGGAagactaaattttaaaaatatgacagTCGTCGGTTTGTCAAAGATGCGTTTTTATAACGTGACAACGCATTTAGATGGGGACAACCCTCGTTTGCTGATATACGGAATAGTGCCATCGATTTACGTAGAAAGTATCGTGAAAGTAAATGGTGCTGTAAATGTATTCAGAATTTTTGGTGAAG gttattttaatgaaacctTGACTAATGTCAAAGGACCATGGGATTTATCAGGACCTGTGATAAACGATACATGGGTTATAAAACATTTCAGTGTCATTCCATCAATTGAGAAACTCGAtatatatttcaacaatttAGTAGAAACGCAAGGAAAAGAGTTTA atgATTTTGCTGTAAATCTTGTAAACCAATTTTGGCCAGCTTTTTATCGATCGTTATTACCATTTCTAGCTAGCATATATGAACCTTGGCTGATTGAGTttcctaataaaataatttcgaaaattCCATTCTCAGAATTATTTCCATAA
- the LOC120358002 gene encoding uncharacterized protein LOC120358002, with translation MLFYTLTISAFSFVAFGLSANGEFTLPFPTCKRNSPDISNCLVQAIQEAWPLICKGIPELDFPPMDPIFIKNGSAKLNLADLHGKLIFKNMTIIGLSKMRFYNVTAHLNGDDPRLQIYGMVPSVYIETIAKVNGGINVFRIFGEDYFNETLTDVRGPWDLSGPVINDTWIIKHFRVLPSIGNLNVYFDTLIKTQGKEFNDFIVNLVNQFWPTFYRHYQSILPIVADLYEHWLIEFPNKIFSKIPFSEIFP, from the exons ATGTTATTCTACACGCTTACAATTAGTGCATTCAGCTTTGTAGCATTTGGACTATCTGCAAATGGAGAATTTACACTTC CTTTCCCAACATGCAAACGGAATTCACCTGATATTTCCAATTGTTTAGTGCAAGCTATACAGGAAGCATGGCCTTTAATTTGTAAag GAATTCCAGAATTAGACTTTCCACCTATGGATCCAATATTCATCAAAAATGGTTCAGCTAAACTTAATTTAGCTGATCTACAtggaaaactaatttttaaaaatatgacaattATCGGTTTGTCAAAAATGCGTTTTTATAACGTAACAGCGCATTTAAATGGAGACGACCCTCGTTTACAGATTTACGGAATGGTGCCGTCGGTTTACATAGAAACTATCGCAAAAGTAAATGGTGGCATAAATGTATTCAGAATTTTTGGTGAAG attattttaatgaaacctTGACTGATGTCAGAGGTCCATGGGATTTATCAGGACCTGTAATAAACGATACATGGATTATAAAACATTTCCGTGTCCTCCCGTCAATTGGAAATCTCAATGTATATTTCGACACTTTAATAAAAACTCAAGGAAAAGAGTTTA atgattttattgtaaatttagtAAACCAATTTTGGCCCACTTTTTATCGGCATTATCAATCAATATTACCAATAGTAGCTGACTTATATGAACATTGGCTGATTGAATTTCCTAATAagatattttccaaaattccaTTTTCAGAGATATTTCCATAA